In Maridesulfovibrio sp., a single genomic region encodes these proteins:
- a CDS encoding MFS transporter, with amino-acid sequence MGNSSEQLSAEEIKSAGNTRSNLENSDLKSVLERQTRNRKLLMVLAFFALSLNLRAPITSLPPIIQELRTVFQINAGVAGFLTSIPVLCFGLLTPIAGFLMKNVRLESTVFFTLAGIAVGAVVRASGGLGAAIAGTVLIGISLTVGNISGLMILAREFPQRLSFFTGLYVSGMSWGSMGTMSLTAPMAQAMGWRTALAAPALLALAAIFLWMGVLFFDKRKTNTLEQLHMQDKSKAETIANSEPKTKPARSSSVNRRPLVWILSVAFAAHTFMFYGFTAWMPVYLKQSLQMSEATAGVASSLFQILGLLGCFGLPFLVSTKRFSPRALFLVVTMSWLAMVIGFAIIPSLWIIWVIFGGISSGGGFTVIFSMIMNSAKNLDENRSMSTVVQTAGYIIASISPFALGHLHEISGNWQSSMEMLFAASVVMICCGLVATSAKCSS; translated from the coding sequence ATGGGAAACAGTTCTGAGCAGCTAAGCGCTGAAGAGATTAAATCAGCTGGAAACACACGTTCTAACCTTGAAAATTCGGACCTTAAATCTGTTTTGGAACGGCAGACCCGCAACAGAAAACTTTTGATGGTTCTGGCTTTTTTCGCCTTATCCTTGAATCTGCGTGCCCCGATAACCTCACTCCCGCCCATCATTCAGGAATTGAGGACCGTCTTTCAAATCAATGCCGGGGTTGCCGGATTTTTAACCTCCATTCCGGTTCTCTGTTTCGGACTGCTGACTCCCATAGCCGGATTTCTCATGAAAAATGTTCGGTTGGAATCCACGGTTTTCTTTACCCTGGCTGGCATCGCTGTAGGGGCTGTTGTCCGTGCTTCCGGGGGGCTTGGCGCAGCCATCGCAGGCACGGTGCTAATCGGGATTTCATTGACTGTCGGCAATATATCCGGACTCATGATACTAGCGCGGGAATTTCCCCAGCGATTAAGCTTTTTTACCGGACTATATGTCTCCGGCATGTCCTGGGGGTCTATGGGAACCATGTCCTTGACCGCCCCTATGGCCCAAGCCATGGGCTGGCGAACGGCTCTTGCCGCACCGGCACTTCTGGCACTTGCAGCAATATTTCTGTGGATGGGGGTTCTTTTCTTTGACAAAAGGAAAACCAACACTCTGGAACAGCTGCATATGCAGGACAAATCCAAGGCCGAAACTATCGCAAACAGCGAACCGAAAACAAAACCCGCAAGATCATCTTCAGTTAACAGGAGGCCGCTGGTCTGGATTCTATCCGTGGCCTTCGCGGCGCATACTTTCATGTTTTACGGTTTTACAGCATGGATGCCGGTGTATCTGAAGCAATCCCTGCAAATGTCCGAAGCCACTGCCGGGGTGGCCTCTTCGCTATTTCAGATTCTGGGCCTGCTGGGTTGTTTCGGACTTCCGTTTCTGGTTTCAACCAAACGTTTTTCCCCCAGAGCACTGTTTCTGGTGGTAACCATGTCCTGGCTGGCAATGGTTATCGGATTTGCGATTATCCCATCACTCTGGATTATCTGGGTTATCTTTGGAGGAATTTCGAGTGGAGGAGGATTTACGGTCATTTTCAGCATGATCATGAATTCCGCTAAAAATCTGGACGAAAACAGAAGCATGTCCACGGTAGTCCAAACGGCAGGATACATCATTGCCTCGATCAGCCCTTTTGCACTCGGACATCTCCATGAAATATCCGGGAACTGGCAGAGTTCCATGGAAATGTTGTTCGCAGCATCAGTGGTAATGATCTGCTGCGGATTGGTTGCAACATCGGCTAAATGCTCCTCATAA